The genomic interval TAAAATCACTATAAACAAAAAAGAAATTAGAGTTTTAGATAAAAAATTATAAAATGAAATTATGGAAAACAATTTAGTAGTTATATTTTATAATCAACTTAAAAAAGTTCATGACTGGGATAGCTTTGTGCATTTTTTTGAGATTCAATCATTCCCGATGCAAATTGTTATTGGATTAACTCTTTTTGGAATTGCCTATTTAGTTTTTTTATTTTTTTACGCTATGTTTGTTGATAAACATAATTAAAATCATCTATGTTAGATACTATCACAGAATATTACGAAGATTTTTTGAGTTGGCTGGAAGATGTTCAATATGAAATTGAGGATTTCTTTTCAATCGAAAACTCTGAAATTTTATCTGAATTATCAGATGCTTGCTCAACTGGTATAATAGGTTGTGTTGAACAATTAATTGATACACCAATAGAATATCTGCTGATGTTCGTATTTGCGATTTTAATTACCCTATTTATAATTCTCAGGATTTTTTATTACATATTTGGCGACGCTGAAATTTGGTAAAAAATACTTTATAATTCAATATGAAAACCCATTTTATGCAATTTTTTTATTGCAATATGATTAATCCTTTGACAAATCTTTCAAATTCAGTTAATTAGCCCCTCTAAACTTAAAATATATTATAAAATGTCTACCGTAATTAGATTACAAAGGGCTGGTGCTAAGAAAAAGCCTTATTACAGATTAGTTGTTGCTGATAAAAGAGCAGCAAGAGATGGAAAATTCATTGAAAAAGTTGGCAATTTCAACCCTATGGCTGAAAAAAATGATGCTAGCAGGTTAAGTCTTAAAAATGATAGAATTGAATATTGGCTTAATACAGGTGCT from Rickettsiales bacterium carries:
- the rpsP gene encoding 30S ribosomal protein S16 — its product is MSTVIRLQRAGAKKKPYYRLVVADKRAARDGKFIEKVGNFNPMAEKNDASRLSLKNDRIEYWLNTGAEPSEKVAILLNKAGIGKKTTPVSKVLKRRDVSIKATQARLAAEAKKKAEEEAKAKAEEEAKNAEQAA